A stretch of Acipenser ruthenus chromosome 1, fAciRut3.2 maternal haplotype, whole genome shotgun sequence DNA encodes these proteins:
- the LOC131718615 gene encoding uncharacterized protein LOC131718615, translating to MRSAVFLMLILVVSPGSMAEGKRRASRSYSDEVQSYYTYYLPHRRPCPRPGYRYPDLMIPFLKLLPSFPRLPFFPQPPSPAPAPVPPPPAPAPAPAPTPAPTPAPTPAPAPTPAPTPAPAPTPAPAPTPAPTPAPAPTPAPAPTPAPAPTPAPTPAPAPTPAPAPTPAPAPTPAPAPTPAPTPAPAPTPAPTPAPAPAPTPAPGPPRGDEK from the exons ATGAGGAGTGCAGTGTTCTTAATGTTAATTTTGGTGGTTTCACCTGGCTCT ATGGCTGAAGGCAAAAGAAGGGCAAGTCGTTCTTATAGTGATGAAGTACAA TCATATTATACATATTACCTGCCGCATCGAAGACCATGTCCAAGGCCTGGCTATCGATATCCTGATTTGATGATACCATTTTTAAAACTTCTACCCAGTTTTCCTCGTCTACCATTTTTTCCACAACCACCTTCTCCAGCCCCAGCTCCGGTACCCCCGCCTCCAGcacctgctcctgctcctgctcctacTCCTGCTCCTACTCCTGCTCCcactcctgctcctgctcctacTCCTGCTCCtactcctgctcctgctcctactcctgctcctgctcccactCCTGCTCCtactcctgctcctgctcccactcctgctcctgctcccactcctgctcctgctcccactCCTGCTCCtactcctgctcctgctcccactcctgctcctgctcccactcctgctcctgctcccactcctgctcctgctcccactCCTGCTCCTactcctgctcctgctccaaCTCCTGCTCCcactcctgctcctgctcctgctcctacTCCTGCCCCAGGCCCACCAAGAGGGGATGAAAAGTAG
- the LOC131737670 gene encoding uncharacterized protein LOC131737670 — protein MKAVVILMCLLGTTCSVPLQVYHQWHQQMQQQIQAQEQAQQPQPGMLRYPSISLEMMQDIARYKRFKQQHPQMFPSLNLPSAQPLPPKITGQQPPWQPQGQSPSLRPPQQPPQFPPQFPPQQYPQQPPQFPQSSPQLPPNFQLVEYLPGLQQERLINRNQQYEYESPVLFHQVPPQQSTAVPAIPQASVQPAQQDQQPGQRGDQPEHQIQIPNAPGQQPRHQGQQPQIFPTFGFLPMMHYQPVQQGQTPQFPGYNFLIPAAFPQQQAQPGQEQQQQMYPQLVYIQLQPGMAGDASGSVSSEELQAAGGISPGFAGFIPGFAGQAFGGGIPSFGGSVPGAEGSVPFAGGVPTGQGTNPVAPEAGLPTVEIRPAGQGGGPTIPEVIPTGQGSLSVMSETGNQPAPQSKLPTAGLTTPAWVRMLTPGNSPAAA, from the exons ATGAAGGCTGTAGTTATCCTAATGTGCCTTTTAGGTACAACATGCAGTGTACCA CTTCAGGTATACCACCAGTGGCATCAACAGATGCAGCAACAGATACAAGCACAGGAGCAAGCACAGCAGCCACAGCCTGGCATGCTGAGATATCCCAGTATCAGCCTTGAG ATGATGCAAGATATTGCTCGTTATAAAAGGTTTAAGCAACAGCACCCTCAG ATGTTCCCCTCATTGAACCTCCCCTCAGCACAGCCCTTACCCCCAAAGATAACAGGGCAGCAGCCACCATGGCAGCCCCAGGGTCAAAGCCCATCTCTGAGGCCTCCACAGCAACCCCCACAATTTCCTCCTCAGTTTCCCCCACAGCAGTACCCTCAACAACCCCCACAGTTCCCTCAATCGTCCCCTCAACTACCTCCTAATTTTCAACTAGTAGAGTACCTGCCTGGACTGCAACAGGAGAGGCTGATAAACAGGAATCAACAG TATGAATATGAATCACCAGTCTTGTTCCATCAGGTTCCACCACAGCAGTCAACA GCTGTTCCTGCTATACCTCAGGCATCAGTGCAGCCTGCACAACAGGACCAACAGCCAGGACAACGTGGAGATCAACCAGAGCACCAGATCCAGATCCCAAATGCCCCAGGGCAGCAACCAAGACATCAGGGCCAGCAACCCCAG ATATTTCCTACTTTTGGATTTTTACCAATGATGCACTACCAGCCTGTTCAACAGGGCCAGACACCACAG ttcccTGGTTACAATTTTCTAATACCTGCTGCATTCCCACAACAACAGGCACAGCCAGGGCAGGAACAGCAACAGCAG ATGTACCCACAACTTGTTTACATACAGCTTCAGCCAGGAATGGCG GGTGATGCTTCTGGAAGTGTAAGCTCTGAAGAGTTACAG GCTGCTGGTGGCATCTCACCTGGTTTTGCGGGATTCATCCCTGGCTTTGCTGGACAAGCTTTTGGAGGCGGCATTCCAAGCTTTGGCGGAAGTGTACCAGGAGCAGAGGGCAGCGTACCATTTGCTGGAGGTGTCCCAACAGGTCAGGGAACCAACCCAGTCGCACCTGAAGCTGGGCTGCCAACTGTTGAAATTCGCCCAGCAGGCCAGGGAGGAGGCCCCACTATCCCTGAAGTTATTCCTACAGGTCAAGGAAGCCTGTCAGTCATGTCAGAGACAGGCAACCAGCCAGCCCCTCAATCCAAACTGCCTACTGCAGGATTGACCACACCAGCTTGGGTTAGGATGCTAACACCAGGCAACTCACCAGCTGCAGCATAG